A single Anas acuta chromosome 19, bAnaAcu1.1, whole genome shotgun sequence DNA region contains:
- the TMEM97 gene encoding sigma intracellular receptor 2 yields MAGWWRCAERLFALYFVSHVPITLLIDLQPLLPAAGLYPRSLMELLEWYAVTFRDPMMMQPPEWFKAFMYCEAFLQMPFFPIAAYAFIKGGCKWIRTPAIIYSTHVATSLVAILAHILFHDFSKSEHLGPRTQQERLILLSIYIPYLLIPLLILFTMLYSPQYNQVEKRKRK; encoded by the exons ATGGCCGGGTGGTGGCGGTGCGCGGAGCGGCTCTTCGCGCTCTACTTCGTGTCGCACGTCCCCATCACGCTGCTCATCGACCTGCAGCCGCTGCTGCCCGCCGCAGGCCTCTACCCGCGCAGC CTGATGGAGTTGTTAGAGTGGTATGCAGTCACCTTTCGAGATCCCATGATGATGCAGCCCCCAGAGTGGTTTAAGGCATTTATGTATTGTGAAGCCTTCCTACAAATGCCTTTCTTTCCCATTGCAGCATACGCCTTCATAAAAG GTGGTTGCAAATGGATAAGGACTCCTGCAATTATATACTCCACACATGTAGCTACATCTTTGGTTGCCATCCTTGCTCACATCCTTTTTCATGATTTCTCAAAGTCTGAGCACTTGGGTCCTCGGACACAACAGGAACGCCTAATTCTGCTATCTATATACATCCCTTACTTGCTGATACCACTTCTGATTCTTTTCACCATGCTGTACAGCCCCCAGTACAACCAagtggagaaaaggaagaggaagtaG
- the TNFAIP1 gene encoding BTB/POZ domain-containing adapter for CUL3-mediated RhoA degradation protein 2, which translates to MSGDTCLTTTLCPAAGPKPKACSFKGGSLGNKYVRLNVGGSLYYTTVQVLTRHDTMLKAMFSGRMEVLTDKEGWILIDRCGKHFGTILNYLRDDTIALPKHRQEIKELMAEAKYYLIQGLVDMCQAALQDKKDLYEPVCNIPIITSPKEEERLIESSMKPVVKLLYNRSNNKYSYTSNSDDNLLKNIELFDKLSLRFNGRVLFIKDVIGDEICCWSFYGQGRKLAEVCCTSIVYATEKKQTKVEFPEARIYEETLNVLLYETPRVPDNSLLEATSRSRSQASHSEDDDGFELRDRVRRIHVKRYSTYDDRQLGH; encoded by the exons ATGTCGGGAGACACGTGTCTAACCACCACCCTTTGTCCAGCTGCAGGGCCCAAGCCCAAAGCTTGCAGCTTCAAAGGAGGCAGCCTCGGTAACAAGTACGTGCGGCTAAACGTCGGGGGCTCCTTGTACTACACTACAGTGCAGGTACTGACCAGGCACGACACGATGCTGAAGGCCATGTTCAGCGGCAGAATGGAAGTGCTCACGGACAAGGAAG GTTGGATCCTTATAGACCGCTGTGGGAAGCACTTTGGAACAATTTTAAACTATCTCCGAGATGACACAATTGCACTTCCAAAACACAGGCAGGAGATCAAAGAGCTGATGGCAGAAGCCAAGTATTATCTCATTCAAGGCTTAGTGGACATGTgccaggcagccctgcag gacaAGAAAGACTTGTATGAACCTGTCTGTAACATCCCTATTATCACATctccaaaagaagaagaaagactgATAGAATCATCAATGAAA CCCGTTGTTAAGCTGCTCTATAATAGAAGCAACAACAAATACTCTTACACCAG tAATTCAGATGACAACTTGCTGAAGAACATAGAACTGTTTGACAAGCTCTCTCTCCGATTCAACGGCAGAGTTCTTTTCATTAAGGATGTCATAGGGGATGAAATCTGCTGCTGGTCTTTCTACGGACAGGGTCGGAAACTTGCTGAAGTCTGTTGTACCTCTATAGTGTATGCCACAGAGAAGAAGCAAACCAAG GTTGAATTCCCCGAGGCACGAATTTATGAAGAAACTCTAAACGTCTTACTGTATGAAACACCACGGGTTCCTGACAACTCTCTGCTGGAAGCAACAAGCAGGAGCCGAAGCCAGGCCTCTCATAGTGAGGACGATGATGGTTTTGAACTTCGTGACCGAGTGCGCCGAATCCATGTGAAGAGATACAGCACCTATGATGACCGTCAGCTGGGCCACTAG
- the IFT20 gene encoding intraflagellar transport protein 20 homolog, protein MAQAALGAAGLHFDELNKLRVLQPEVAQQTAQLREECKAFVDRIAEFQKTVGGLIELVDQLAKAAESEKMKAIGARNLLKSIAKQREAQEQQLQALIAEKKMQLERYRIEYETLCKIEADQNEFIDQFIFQK, encoded by the exons ATGGCGCAGGCGGCGCTGGGCGCGGCGGGGCTGCACTTTGACGAGCTGAACAAACTGCGCGTCCTGCAGCCCGAGGTGGCGCAGCAGACGGCGCAGCTCCGCGAGGAGTGCAAGGCCTTCGTGGACA GGATCGCGGAGTTCCAGAAGACGGTGGGCGGCCTGATCGAGCTGGTGGACCAGCTGGCCAAGGCTGCGGAAAGCGAGAAGATGAAG GCCATTGGCGCACGAAACTTGCTGAAGTCTATAGCAAAGCAGAGGGAAGCTCAGGAGCAGCAACTTCAGGCTCTAATAGCTGAGAAAAAGATGCAGTTGGAAAG GTACCGAATAGAGTATGAGACTCTGTGTAAGATTGAAGCGGACCAGAATGAATTCATTGACcaattcatttttcagaaatag